From Pseudomonadota bacterium:
TTTCGTATTCACGATAGTAGGCAACGCCTGACAATAAATTATTCTTCTCAGTAAAACGTCTCCAAGTCATATTGAGGAAGGCAAGTTCATTTTCATTTGTATCTGGATATGTATACGCCTGCTCTCGGTTACCCAAAAATGAAACGGGCAAAGCCTGCGTTCCATTCAACAGGCTATCCGCCCACGTAAGCGAAATGTCATAATCCATTAATTCAGTTTCTTGACCAAATTTAAAGAATAACTGCTTTACGTTACTGTCTGACGAGTCTCTAAAACCATCTTCATCGAACAAAGTTCCTGCGAAAAAGAAATCTTTATTGTCCTTACTCATCCCGTAAGAAAACTCGTAATTCTGTCTACTCCATGAGCCGCCGTAGGAACTGAAAGTAGACCCTGGGTTTTGGAAACCAGATTTCGTAGTTAGTGACAGCACACCACCAAGGGCATTCAATCCATAAACTGCGTTAGAGCCTGGAATTATACTGATCTTAGAAATCGCGTTCTGTGGAATAAAATCCCATTTGAGCGTATCTCCAAATGGCTCATTCATTTTAGTCCCGTCCATGAAGACAGCCAGCCCATTAGGATTTCCTAATAACGGGGAGGCCATCTGGCCGCGGTACATCAAGTCAGGCATAAATGGATTATTTTGTGCGTGGGTTACTGAGACTGAGTTTAAATTTCGCTCAATGAACTCAGCTGCATTCATACTGTTTTGTTCACTTAAAGTTTCGTTATCCACGGATTGAACATTACCTGGGATCTTTCTCACATCGGTACCCAGACCAGGAACCGGTGTTGTAGAAATCAACTGAATGCTATCCGTCTCAAGTTCATTAATACGATTTTCAGCATGAACAGTCGAAAAACCACTGATGACACTCAAGAAAAATACAATTAAAGAAAGACCCCTGCTCATATCAATAACCCTTAACTTAAGAAAATAAACGCCGTAGGATAGCACTTGAGGGTATGTGGCATATTAGGAATTATTCCTAAACTGTGGATTTCTACCTGTTAAACTTAAAAAAACCTAGATAAATTCTACCTTTTAAGGGAAATACCCAATGCTAAAAGCCCTAATTTTTGACGTCTTCGGAACGGTTGTCGACTGGCGCGGCAGCATTACAAGAGAAGTTCGTGCCGTTGCCGAGCACAAAGGTATTCGACTTAACGCAGGTAAATTTGCGAATGAATGGCGTTCAGGCTATCAACCCGCCATGGGTCGAGTGAGACGAGGTGAACTTCCTTGGCTGAACATAGACGCCCTGCATAGAATGATTCTCGATGAATTGAAAAAAAAGTATCACTTAGAACATCTATCGGAAGCAGAAACCGATTTGCTGAATCGATCCTGGCACCGACTCAAACCTTGGCCCGATTCTGTTCGTGGTCTAAAACAATTAAAGCAAAGCTACACCATCTCGCCACTCTCTAACGGTAATTTTTCTTTACTCAATAACATGGCTAAAAACTCTGGCCTGCCCTGGGATTGCATCATTAGCGCCGAATTATTCGGTCATTACAAACCGGATCCTGAAACCTACCTCGGGGCAGCCAAACTGCTGGACTTGCCTCCTGCAGAGGTCATGCTGTGCGCCGCACACAAAGACGACTTATTAGCTGCCCAAGCATGCGGTCTGAAGACTGCGTTTATAAAAAGACCAAAAGAATTTCCACCCTCAATAAATATTGACCTTACGACGGACGCGCGGTTTGACTATAACGCGGAGAGTATCATTGATCTAGCCAACCAATTAAACGTTTGATCAAGACGAGTATCTAGACGTCCAATGATCCCAAGTTCAAAAATCAAAGTCTGGGATATCTCGACCCGACTATTCCATTGGTCAATTGCCATCCTCATCACCTACCAACTGGTCACGGGCCACTTAGAAGGAGGGCCATCGGAGAGTCATATTATGGTGGGTTACTGTGTGTGCGGCTTAATTCTTTTTAGAATACTCTGGGGCTTCTGGGGCAGCCTAACCGCACGGTTCTCAGACTTTATCAAATCACCCAATACCGTTATTAGCTATATCTTGACCGACTCCGGTGCATCAAAACGCTCAAGTGGCCATAATCCAATCGGAGGTTATTCAGTTGTATTGATGATTTTGTCGATCATCATTCAAGTGAGCAGTGGATTATTTTGCGATGATGGTGTCATGTTGTCAGGGGCATTTAGCGATCTCGTTTCGGAGGACTTAACCTCTGTCGCCAATCAAATACACACCGTGAATGCAAAAGTACTCCTCTTATTAGTTTTCGCCCACTTAATCGCAATCAGCTGGTACACAATGTTGAAAAAACAAAATCTCGTGACGCCGATGATTACTGGTTATTCAAGTGAAATTAAAACAAACAATGAGGTACGTCAGGTCAACGAACATCCAAAACGCGCAATCCTCTTCGCAGTCATTAGCGTCGGAGTCACCATAATTTTAATATCTATACACTAAGGCACCTTGGCCTTGATTGTGGCAAACATAGATATTGACTGCTTTACTTGTTTCGATATTCGTCGTGACAGGCCTTACACGTTTTACCGAGCGCAGAGACGGCCCGCTTCGAGGCGTCATAGTCACCCGATAGGCTAGTCGTCGCCAGAAGCTCAGCCGCGTTTTGCATCAGCTTCATTTTCTGCTCGAAGTCCGGATAATTTGTCCAAATTTCCGGTTTAGCTTTAGTAGCCCCCGCGTGGGACTCGGTAGCAAACCCCTCCATTGGAATTTGACTGACATTAGCAATTATTTTCGCTCTACGTGTAAAATCAACTTGATCAAATGGTCGCTTTCCTTTGATCATATCTACGATTACCTCAAAATTCCAACCCATCACGGTGAAAGCACCTTGGCGATATTTGACCGCCTTCTCAACGGATTGAGCCGATGCCACATCAACGACCATAAGAAGCAATAAACTTGTAAAGCTCAAAAAATAACGATTCATCATGTTTCTCCTAGAATACACGCTGCATTTACAGACAAGTAAACAAAAAAACGGTTGCTGATATTTCCCATTTTAACGGTATACCAATATTAGAACGAATGGTTAGAGATGTTCGTCTAAGGCCCAAACAACATGCTCTCTAACCAATTCTGATGCATGTGATTTTTTTAACTCAAGCGATCGAATGATTTCCGGTGTAGTCGGTGCGTTTCCAAGCGCGCAACCTAAGTTACGCAGCCATCGCTCGTACCCAATACGGCGAATCGGACTACCCTCCGTATATCGATAAAATTCCGATTCGCTCCACGAAAACAGCTTCACTAAAGTTTCACCATCTAAGGATTCTCTTACATTAAAGTCTGGAACGGTTGTAACCGACGCATATTTATTCCATGGACATACCACCTGACAGTCATCACAACCGTAGATACGATTACCCATTAACTTTCTAAATTCTTTGGGGATACTTCCGCGGTGTTCGATCGTCAGATATGAAATACACCTTCGCGCATCCAACTTATAAGGACCAAGAATTGCTTTTGTGGGACAAATATCAATACATCGGCTGCATGTCCCACAATGCTCACTGGCGAGACTGTCTAGAGGCAAATCTAAATCAGTGTAAATCTCTCCTAGAAAAAACCATGATCCGGCATTTTTATTAATCAACAGTGTGTGTTTGCCACGCCAGCCCAAGCCTGATTTTGTCGCCAACTCCACCTCCATCACAGGTGCGCTGTCAGTAAATACACGATAGCCGAATGCGCCAATGATCGACTGAACGTTTTGCGCAACTTTTTCTAATCGTCCCCGAATGACCTTGTGGTAGTCACGACCTAATGCGTAATTGGAAATAAACCCCCTATCTGGAGCATTTAGGAAATTTAATCCATCCATACTTTTATCCCTAAACTGAAAATAATTCATTCTCAAGCTGATAATGCGCTTCACGCCACTGACAAGCTTATCTGGATTGATTTTCATCTCGAACCGGTTGCCGATATAGTCCATATCACCCGCATAACCCTTATCGAGCCATTCTTTTAACCTCGGTGCAGATTCTGATAAATCACAATCCGTTACGCGCATGTCATCAAAACCTTGCTCGCGAGCAATGCTACGGATCTTAGACGTTAACTGACCAAGATCAACATTGAATTCAACATGGGCGCTCATGATGCTTGACGTACGGAATCCAACATCAAATCCTATCGTTTTCGAGCCGTGCCTCTAGATCTACGATGACAGGTATTAGGTAATCCAAGTTAGGGTTTATAGCCATAGCTTGGGAAAGATAGTTATACGCATTTCTCGCATTAGAACGCTCCATCCAAATGCTTGCACAGCTTTGCATGACTCCGTAGTGATAAGGA
This genomic window contains:
- a CDS encoding cytochrome c, which translates into the protein MMNRYFLSFTSLLLLMVVDVASAQSVEKAVKYRQGAFTVMGWNFEVIVDMIKGKRPFDQVDFTRRAKIIANVSQIPMEGFATESHAGATKAKPEIWTNYPDFEQKMKLMQNAAELLATTSLSGDYDASKRAVSALGKTCKACHDEYRNK
- the queG gene encoding tRNA epoxyqueuosine(34) reductase QueG; the encoded protein is MSAHVEFNVDLGQLTSKIRSIAREQGFDDMRVTDCDLSESAPRLKEWLDKGYAGDMDYIGNRFEMKINPDKLVSGVKRIISLRMNYFQFRDKSMDGLNFLNAPDRGFISNYALGRDYHKVIRGRLEKVAQNVQSIIGAFGYRVFTDSAPVMEVELATKSGLGWRGKHTLLINKNAGSWFFLGEIYTDLDLPLDSLASEHCGTCSRCIDICPTKAILGPYKLDARRCISYLTIEHRGSIPKEFRKLMGNRIYGCDDCQVVCPWNKYASVTTVPDFNVRESLDGETLVKLFSWSESEFYRYTEGSPIRRIGYERWLRNLGCALGNAPTTPEIIRSLELKKSHASELVREHVVWALDEHL
- a CDS encoding haloacid dehalogenase type II; amino-acid sequence: MLKALIFDVFGTVVDWRGSITREVRAVAEHKGIRLNAGKFANEWRSGYQPAMGRVRRGELPWLNIDALHRMILDELKKKYHLEHLSEAETDLLNRSWHRLKPWPDSVRGLKQLKQSYTISPLSNGNFSLLNNMAKNSGLPWDCIISAELFGHYKPDPETYLGAAKLLDLPPAEVMLCAAHKDDLLAAQACGLKTAFIKRPKEFPPSINIDLTTDARFDYNAESIIDLANQLNV
- a CDS encoding cytochrome b/b6 domain-containing protein codes for the protein MIPSSKIKVWDISTRLFHWSIAILITYQLVTGHLEGGPSESHIMVGYCVCGLILFRILWGFWGSLTARFSDFIKSPNTVISYILTDSGASKRSSGHNPIGGYSVVLMILSIIIQVSSGLFCDDGVMLSGAFSDLVSEDLTSVANQIHTVNAKVLLLLVFAHLIAISWYTMLKKQNLVTPMITGYSSEIKTNNEVRQVNEHPKRAILFAVISVGVTIILISIH